Proteins encoded within one genomic window of Vanrija pseudolonga chromosome 3, complete sequence:
- the CORO7 gene encoding Coronin-7, which translates to MPPPRFGATKFRNAVPGFPPRDEWYRSSLPHAADAPPNTSQFSSVVKTNREHVVTVALSGDASIRAYDAVGANEGQTWAGKLGAGVADWDLGRVEGGELLVAGTNGTVSYYTVGGVAAPELRHSFAVQGKPTNVYLHPTTGGIALASTATAPAAVYDLGAGATQATLTLTPTDGQALWSSAWSSDGRLVGGVSKKGNAYIWDARAGSAPVHEKAVALQPLKPARVAFVGPDLFVTSFSRSRARQYSLLSVQSGLGATFSATLDNSQGPLVPLVDEERNIVYTVGRGDMTLRQIELSGPQGYQEVTHSLPSPATSGSLALAHWSTLPVMEAQIASVLVPIVDKDGDTILPVQIKVPRKQLIDYHGDLFPDVLGTVPEQSAADWFSGGDAKPLPVSIDPSRRAEWEKKTSEWKGKAGGSAAPAAAKAAAPAAAPVTPQPAVTPAAVAPVPAPAAAPSPVVKAPENSAPTVVRNGASEAAATPAQPATPNQPAVTRAVDPPAASQNGGASASPIQTPTPAESASSPAPAAPSAPATPASASSATSTPATPSATTPTATTPGERYNPGWSRKYLGGKAPLNPTYDQIPAPATLHQDSVILRSTPKVAFFSIQGPGGRIAVQPLSKKGRVPNGGHGYLSGGVGVADFQVEPFGDRIVLAGEDGELRIWEVHEGGIEGPGPEPELIIQGNRIEKIVQVTFHPTAKDLLLVASNDSGKGHLRFFDLKIGLEQKVVPFDFEIWNFAIEPTGDRVAIATKKSEIVILDPRDETKVVRGKAHDSLRSFQLAWIDETHVVSVGFNRGSMRKVQLYNVGDEVTNKAGVTIDVSPSVLFPVFDPDTSILYVWGKGERAIHAFEIHPDHANEPVAKLPSYNAASGAPQLAVALLPKTVVDVRKVEVARALRLTAKTIEEVTFSIPRNKPNFFQDDIYVPTRDWSTPATGAEKWLEGDKSRQGVLDLRPADLTPLSQAPVTTTAARKKFVPAANVMSEEEKKKQEMDRLFQRAKMEDSDSDDEPQRRGGIPPPDDDW; encoded by the exons ATGCCCCCACCACGGTTCGGCGCGACCAAGTTCCGCAACGCCGTGCCGGGCTTtccgccgcgcgacgagtggTACCGCTCGAGCCTGCCccacgctgccgacgccccGCCCAACACGTCCCAGTTCAGCTCGGTGGTCAAGACGAAccgcgagcacgtcgtgaCTGTCGCACTGTCAGGCGATGCGAGCATTCGTGCGTATGACGCCGTCGGGGCGAACGAAGGACAGACTTGGGCGGGCAAGCTTGGAGCTGGTGTTGCAGACTGGGACCTgggccgcgtcgagggcggtgagCTGCTCGTGGCTGGCACCAATGGGACT GTTTCGTACTATACCGTGGGCGGGGTCGCGGCGCCAGAGCTCCGTCACAGCTTCGCTGTCCAGGGCAAGCCGACCAACGTCTACCTCCACCCCACGACGGGCGGCATTgcgctcgcctcgacggccactGCCCCGGCAGCGGTGTACGATCTTGGAGCGGGAGCTACCCAGGCAACTTTGACCCTCACCCCGACGGACGGGCAGGCGCTCTGGTCTTCGGCATggagcagcgacggccgcctcgtgggcggcgtgagcaAAAAGGGCAACGCGTACATCTGGGATGCGCGTGCGGGCTCTGCTCCGGTGCACGAGAAGGCTGTGGCTCTCCAGCCTTTGAAGCCTGCGCGTGTTGCATTCGTCGGACCTGATCTCTTCGTCAcgtccttctcgcgctcccGCGCCAGGCAGTACTCCCTGCTGTCGGTGCagagcggcctcggcgcaaCCTTCAGCGCCACGCTGGACAACTCGCAGGGCCCGCTCGtgcccctcgtcgacgaggagcgcaatATCGTTTACACTGTAGGAAGGGGCGACATGACTCTTCGCCAGATCGAGCTCTCCGGTCCCCAGGGATACCAGGAAGTCACCCACTCCCTGCCTTCGCCGGCTACCTCTGGCTCGCTGGCCCTCGCGCATtggtcgaccttgccggTGATGGAGGCGCAAATCGCCAGCGTCCTCGTCCCCATtgtcgacaaggacggcgacaCCATCCTCCCGGTCCAGATCAAGGTGCCCCGCAAGCAGCTGATCGACTATCATGGCGATCTGTTCCCCGACGTCCTTGGCACGGTGCCTGAGCAGTCGGCCGCCGACTGGTTCAGCGGAGGCGACGCGAAGCCCCTCCCAGTATCGATCGACCCCTCGCGTAGGGCCGAGTGGGAGAAGAAGACGTCCGAGTGGAAGGGCAAGGCTGGTGGAAGTGCTGCACCTGCtgcggccaaggccgcggcacctgccgccgcgcctgtGACCCCGCAGCCGGCAGTAAcgcctgctgctgtcgcACCTGTGCctgcgccagcagccgcacCATCGCCTGTTGTAAAGGCGCCTGAAAATTCGGCTCCGACTGTTGTGAGGAATGGGGCTTCGGAGGCTGCCGCCActccagcccagccagccaccCCCAACCAGCCTGCTGTCACGAGGGCGGTCGACCCCCCGGCAGCCTCTCAGAACGGAGGAGCTTCCGCCTCTCCTATTCAGACCCCTACACCTGCTGAGAGTGCCTCTTCTCCTGCACCCGCTGCACCCTCGGCACCTGCCACTCcagcctccgcctcgtcggctaCATCCACTCCTGCCACTCCCTCTgccaccacgccgaccgccaccacccctgGTGAACGATACAACCCCGGGTGGTCGCGCAAGtacctcggcggcaaggcgcccCTCAACCCCACATACGACCAGATCCCAGCACCTGCGACCCTGCATCAAGACTCGGTTATCCTGCGCTCCACTCCCAAGGTTGCCTTCTTCTCTATTCAGGGCCCTGGAGGCCGCATTGCCGTGCAGCCGTTGTCCAAGAAGGGTCGCGTTCCcaacggcggccacggctACCTCTCTGGTGGCGTCGGTGTTGCCGACTTCCAAGTGGAGCCATTTGGCGACCGCATCGTCCTGGCTGGTGAAGACGGCGAGCTGCGTATCTGGGAGGTCCATGAGGGAGGGATTGAGGGCCCTGGACCAGAGCCAGAGCTCATCATCCAAGGCAACAGGATTGAGAAAATCGTCCAGGTTACCTTCCACCCCACCGCCAAGgacctgctcctcgtcgcgtccaACGACTCGGGCAAGGGCCACCTGCGATTCTTCGACCTCAAGATCGGCCTCGAGCAGAAGGTTGTGCCTTTCGACTTTGAGATCTGGAACTTTGCTATCGAGCCTACAGGAGACCGTGTTGCCATCGCCACGAAGAAGAGCGAGATCGTCATCCTGGACCCGCGCGATGAGACCAAGGTCGTCAGGGGCAAGGCGCACGATAGCCTTCGCTCGTTCCAGCTCGCGTGGATTGACGAGACCCACGTCGTGTCAGTGGGCTTCAACAGGGGCTCTATGCGCAAGGTCCAGCTGTACAacgttggcgacgaggtgacCAACAAGGCTGGCGTGACCATTGACGTGTCGCCCTCTGTCCTCTTCCCGGTCTTTGACCCTGACACGTCGATCCTCTACGTCTGGGGCAAGGGCGAGCGTGCGATCCACGCGTTCGAGATCCACCCCGACCACGCCAACGAGCCAGTTGCCAAGCTTCCAAGCTACAACGCTGCCTCTGGCGCcccgcagctcgccgtcgccctcctccccaagACGGTCGTGGACGTTcgcaaggtcgaggtggcgcgcgcgctccgcctcaCGGCCAAGACCATCGAGGAGGTCACATTCTCCATCCCGCGAAACAAGCCCAACTTCTTCCAGGACGATATCTATGTGCCTACCCGCGActggtcgacgccggcgactggcgccgagaagtggctcgagggcgacaagaGCAGGCAGGGTGTGCTTGACCTCAGGCCAGCGGATCTGACCCCCT TGTCCCAAGCCCccgtcaccaccacggcggcaCGGAAGAAGTTTGTCCCTGCGGCCAACGTCAtgtccgaggaggagaagaagaagcaggaGATGGACCGCCTGTTCCAGCGTGCCAAGATGgaggactcggactcggacgacgagccacagcgccgcggcggcattCCCcctcccgacgacgactggtAG
- the nuo78 gene encoding NADH-ubiquinone oxidoreductase subunit, mitochondrial, which produces MLPRLSASRTLARQVPAGRLFSTSRVRRADITLTIDGKEVTVPAGACYHDRLAIAGNCRMCLVEVERAPKPIASCAQPAMPGSKVFTNTPKVHKAREGVMEFLLSNHPLDCPICDQGGECDLQDQSMRYGSDRTRFHEIAGKRAVENKNFGPIVKTSMNRCIQCTRCVRFANDVAGVEDLGTSGRGNDLQIGTYIEKTLNSEMSGNIIDLCPVGALTSKPYEFQARPWELKKTESVDVLDAVGSNIRVDSRGVQVMRIQPKLNDDVNEEWINDKTRYAYDGLRYQRLTTPLVREGDRFVPSSWEHALEAIRVGLAKSGAKGDEIKAVAGSLADTESLVALKDLVNRLGSENTTLDQVNGQAPPAAGVDVRSNYLFNTGIANVEDADAVLLIGTNPRHEAAIINTRFRKSWLKNGHNFGVIGEDFDSTFKYESVGKSAADVAPFLGGKADGEFAKLFAAAKKPLIVVGSAAVEGKDGAAILKAVSQHVLDNSAKFVTPEWNGFSILQRAASHAAAYDIGFTPSASSSKAQPKFVYLLNADDVDPASIPENAFVVYQGHHGDVGAQYADVCLPGAAYTEKATTWINTEGRSQQGRTAVPPPGAAREDWKIIRALSEVVGQPLPYDDVVQVRDRLWDISPTLVRYDEAEAPSTEALRAGLESLAKSSAPAPSSELLRKPISDFYRTDPISRASVTMANCSKAFTNGSPLNAAAEDAKQAAHA; this is translated from the exons ATGCTCCCCCGGCTGTCGGCCTCCCGCAccctcgcgcgccaggtTCCCGCTG GCCGCCTGTTCTCGACGTCCCGCGTCCGCAGGGCGGACATCACGCTCACCatcgacggcaaggaggtgaCCGTGCCTGCtggtgc CTGTTACCATGACAGGCTAGCGATCGCCGGTAACTGCCGCATGtgcctcgtcgaggttgagcgcgcACCAAAGCCGatcgcgtcgtgcgcgcagCCCGCCATGCCCGGCTCCAAGGTCTTCACCAACACGCCCAAGGTGCACAAGGCGCGTGAGGGCGTCATGGAGTTTTTGCTCTCCAACCACCCGCTCGACTGCCCCATCTGCGACCAGGGAGGCGAGTGTGACCTCCAGGACCAGTCGATGCGCTACGGCTCGGACAGGACACGCTTCCACGAGATTGCTGGCAAGCGTGCCGTCGAGAACAAGAACTTTGGCCCCATCGTCAAGACGTCGATGAACCGCTGCATTCAGTGCACGCGTTGTGTGCGTTTCGCCAACgacgtcgctggcgtcgaggacctcggaACCTCGGGCCGTGGAAACGACCTCCAGATCGGCACGTACATTGAGAAGACGCTCAACTCTGAGATGTCGGGCAACATTATCGACCTGTGCCCCGTCGGTGCGCTCACGTCCAAGCCTTACGAGTTCCAGGCCCGTCCCTGGGAGCTGAAGAAGACCGAGTCGGTCGACGTTCTCGACGCTGTTGGTTCCAACATCCGCGTCGACTCGCGCGGTGTTCAGGTCATGCGTATCCAGCCCaagctcaacgacgacgtcaacGAGGAGTGGATCAACGACAAGACCCGCTACGCCTACGACGGTCTCCGCTACCAGCGTCTCACCACCCCCCTGGTCCGTGAGGGCGACCGCTTTGTCCCCTCGTCGTGGgagcacgccctcgaggctATCCGTGTCGGTCTTGCCAAGTCGGGCGCCAAGGGTgacgagatcaaggccgttgccggctcgctcgccgacaccgagtcgCTTGTTGCcctcaaggacctcgtcAACCGCCTCGGCTCGGAGAACACCACCCTCGACCAGGTCAACGGCCAGGCTCCTCCCGCTGCCGGTGTCGACGTTCGTTCCAACTACCTCTTCAACACTGGTATCGCCAACGTCGAGGACGCTGatgccgtcctcctcatcggcACCAACCCCCGTCACGAGGCCGCCATCATCAACACCCGCTTCCGCAAGTCGTGGCTCAAGAACGGCCACAACTTTGGTGTCATTGGCGAGGACTTTGACTCGACCTTCAAGTACGAGAGCGTTGGCAAGTCGGCTGCCGATGTCGCCCCgttcctcggcggcaaggccgaTGGCGAGTTTGCCAAGCTCTTCGCTGCTGCCAAGAAGCCTCTGATCGTTGTCGGCTCGGCTGCCGTtgagggcaaggacggcgccgccatCCTCAAGGCCGTGTCCCAGCACGTCCTTGACAACTCGGCCAAGTTTGTCACCCCCGAGTGGAACGGTTTCTCCATCCTCCAGCGTGCCGCttcgcacgccgccgcctacgACATTGGCTTCACTCCTTCGGCTTCGTCCTCCAAGGCCCAGCCCAAGTTTGTCTACCTCctcaacgccgacgacgtcgaccccGCTTCCATTCCCGAGAACGCCTTTGTCGTCTACCAGGGCCACCACGGTGACGTTGGTGCCCAGTACGCCGACGTCTGCCTGCCCGGTGCCGCCTACACCGAGAAGGCCACCACCTGGATCAACACCGAGGGCCGCTCCCAGCAGGGCCGTACCGCCGTTCCTCCTCctggcgccgcccgcgaggaCTGGAAGATCATCCGTGCCCTCTCCGAGGTTGTCGGCCAGCCCCTGCCCTATGACGACGTTGTCCAGGTCCGCGACCGTCTCTGGGACATCTCCCCCACCCTTGTCCGCTAcgacgaggctgaggctCCTTCCACCGAGGCTCTCCGCGCTGGTCTCGAGTCGCTCGCCAAGTCGAGCGCACCCGCCCCTTCGAGCGAGCTCCTCCGCAAGCCCATCTCCGACTTCTACCGCACCGACCCCATCTCGCGTGCATCCGTCACCATGGCAAACTGCTCAAAGGCATTCACCAACGGTTCCCCATTGaacgctgccgccgaggacgccaagcAGGCGGCCCACGCGTAG
- the rpc19 gene encoding DNA-directed RNA polymerases I and III subunit RPAC2: MAPKTEEERKNEEAASRRHARLDNAGILHMSANSGEVHEKVSILPGYEPNYSSCTFCLWEEDHTLGNALRWMLMKNPDVEYCGYSAPHPSEPKIHIRVQMYDGLSAVEALKKALAGLRDLFTTIDTKYAQSLKGGKYVREDDVDVHQVVADTLRSRGFGVEGDEMDESA; the protein is encoded by the exons ATGGCACCAAAGACAGAAGAGGAGCGCAAGAACGAGGAggccgcgtcgcgcaggcACGCGCGTCTTGACAACGCCGGCATCCTGCACATGTCGGCCAACTCGGGCGAGGTGCACGAGAAGGTGTCGATT CTGCCCGGCTACGAGCCAAACTACTCGTCCTGCACGTTCTGCCTCTGGGAGGAGGACCACACGCTCGGCAACGCCCTGCGCTGGATGCTGATGAAGAa CCCCGACGTCGAGTACTGCGGCTACTCGGCCCCCCACCCCTCCGAGCCCAAGATCCACATCCGCGTGCAGATGTACGATGGCCTCTCagccgtcgaggcgctcaagaaggcGCTTGCCGGCCTCCGCGACCTCTTCACCACCATCGACACCAAGTACGCCCAGTCGTTGAAGGGTGGCAAGTATGTCcgtgaggacgacgtcgacgtgcaCCAGGTCGTTGCCGACACGCTGCGGAGCCGTGGctttggcgtcgagggcgacgagatggacgagagCGCATGA
- the YMR226C gene encoding NADP-dependent 3-hydroxy acid dehydrogenase, protein MLTTRFAARLGASATRRLGATYTQARSLNVFSSERLVGKNILVTGASSGIGASTAELFAKAGSNVVLLARRRANLDEVKAKCEATHAEAGYAGSKVVVIEADMQDRKALDTVLDKTEGLKLDVLVNNAGLVRGREHVGAEADIDVMFNTNVIGLIQLTQNVVRDFKKRNTGLIVNLGSVAGIESYPGGSIYCATKFAVHAFTDSLRHELIDTNVRIAEILPGMVETEFSVVRYRGDQGRADNEYKGITPLTGADVAEQIVWVASRPEHVQVANILMFPSQQSAATRNWRRPE, encoded by the exons ATGCTGACTACTCGCTTCGCTGCAAGGCTCGGTGCTagcgccacacgccgccTGGGTGCGACGTACACCCAGGCGCGCAGCCTCAACGTCTTCAGCTCGGAACGTCTGGTCGGCAAGAATA TCCTCGTCACTGGTGCTTCCTCCGGTATCGGCGCCTCCACTGCCGAACTGTTCGCCAAGGCCGGCTCCaacgtcgtcctcctcgcccgccggcgcgccaacctcgacgaggtgaaGGCCAAGTGTGAGGCCACGCACGCTGAGGCCGGGTACGCTGGCTCCAAGGTCGTTGTTATCGAGGCGGACATGCAGGACCGCAAGGCACTCGACACGGTGCTGGACAAGACGGAGGGGCTGAAGCTCGATGT ACTGGTAAACAATGCTGGGCTTGTTCGTGGCCGCGAGCATGTTGGCG CCGAGGCCGATATCGACGTCATGTTCAACACCAATG TCATTGGCCTCATTCAGCTCACCCAAAACGTCGTCCGCGACTTCAAGAAGAGGAATACTGGA CTCATCGTCAACCTTGGCTCTGTCGCGGGCATCGAGTCGTACCCCGGAG gctCAATCTACTGCGCGACCAAGTTTGCCGTGCACGCGTTCACCGACTCGCTGAGGCACGAGCTGATCGACACGAACGTGCGCATCGCCGAGATCCTGCCGGGCATGGTGGAGACCGAGTTCTCGGTCGTGCGGTACCGCGGCGACCAGGGGCGCGCGGACAACGAGTACAAGGGGATCACGCCGCTGACTGG cgccgacgTTGCCGAGCAGATCGTCTGGGTCGCCTCGCGCCCCGAACACGTCCAGGTGGCCAACATTCTCATGTTCCCAAGCCAgcagtcggcggcgacgcgtaACTGGCGCCGGCCTGAGTGA